The genomic segment TCGCGATCTCCTTCCTCATCGCGATCGGCTCCGCCACCGTCGCGCTCTGGCTATCCGTCCGCAGCCGGCGCCTGATGCTGCAGGCGGTCTCGGCTGTCGCCATGGGTTTTGCCGTGGCCGGCATGCACTACTCGGCCATGGTGGCCGCACACTTCACCCCGCTGCACGATGCGATGCCCGCCCCCTCGGGTAACGGCCTCGACTTGTTGACCCTCGCATTGGCGGTCGCTGGCTCGACCTTCATCGTGCTGTTCATCGGCTTGGCCGCGTCGATGCACGACCGGCGCATGGCAGTGATCAGCGAGCGTGAAGCCGCGGCGTTGCGCCAGAGCGAAGAGCGGTTCCGCGAGCTGTACAGCAAGACGCCGCTGCCCCTGCATTCGCTGGATCAGGAGGGGTGCCTGCAATCGGTCAGCGACGCCTGGCTCAGCCTGGTGGGCTATCGGCGCGAGGACGTGATCGGCCGCCCGCTGATCAATTTCATGACCGAGCGCTCCGCACGCCAGATGCTCAGTCAGGACTGGCCGCTACTGCTGAAGACCGGCGAGTGCCTCGATGCCGAGTATCGCCTGGTGGCCAGAGCTGGCGCGTTTATCGATGTGCTCGCCTCCAGCCGTCTCGAACAGACCACACGCGGCACACTGATCATCGGCGGGCTGGTGAACATCACCGAACGGCGGCACGCTGAAGCCGCGCTCCGCCAGGCACAGAAGCTGGAAGCCGTCGGCAAGCTGACCGGCGGCATCGCCCACGATTTCAATAACCTGCTTGCAGTGATTGGTGGCAATCTCGAACTGCTCCGCAAACGCCTGCCAAGCGACACCCCCCGTGTCGGCAGCCTGGTCGAAAATGCACTTCTGGCCACGCAGCGCGGGACGAGCCTGGTGCAGCGAATGCTGGCCTTCGCTCGCAAGCAGGAGCTGAACCCGAGCTCGGTGGTACTGCATGATGTGGTGCTGAACATGCGCGAGCTGTTGCAACGCTCGGTGACCGCGAATATCAGCATCGAAACCCGTTTCCCGCTCAGCTTGCCGCCAGCCTATGTCGATGGGAATCAGCTGGAGATGGTGCTGATCAATCTGGTGGTCAACGCAAGGGACGCCATGCCCGGCGGTGGCACAATCTGCATCGAAGGCCAGTTGCGCGAAGCGGAGCAACAATACGTTGCGCTGATCGTGCGCGATACCGGCACCGGGATGAGCCCGGAGACCCTCACCCGCGCCACCGAGCCGTTCTTCACCACCAAGGGGCCGGGCAAAGGCACTGGGCTGGGCCTGTCGATGGCGCATGGGCTGGCCGAACAATCCGGCGGCCGGTTGGAGATTGAGAGTGCGCCGGACCGGGGCACCACCATTGAGTTGTGGCTGCCGCTGGGCGTTGCCTCTCAAGCCACCGTGTCGACATCGTCCGAACTGAACGAGGCCACCGCTGCGTCCGTGTCGGTGCTGTCGATGCTGGTGGTGGATGATGATCCGCTGGTATTGGCCAACACGGCGGCGCTTCTCGAGGATTTGGGCCATCGAGTGACTGCGGTGGACAGCGGCGAGGCAGCGCTCGATATCCTACGCCAGTCGGTAGCCTTCGATATCCTCATCACCGATCAGATGATGCCCGGCATGACCGGCACCCAACTTGCCAAGATCGTGCAGGACGAGAGACCGAATCTGCCAATCCTTTTGGTAAGCGGCTTTGCGGAGCTGTCCGAAGAAGGCCGGCGACTGCACACACTGGCCAAGCCGTTCACGCAGCAGACGCTTACGACGGCCATCGGCGAAACGCTTGGACGCCCGAACACAGGCGTGGTGGTGCCGCTGCACCATCGACGCTAACCCTCGACCGAGCGCAGCCACCGAGACGGTACGACAAGGAAAAAGCCGGCCATCAAGGCCGGCGTTTTCTGCTCCTTCAAACCCTTAAGGGACGCAGCCGATGGACTGGTTCAGCCGCATCGGCCACGAACTTCTCCCGTCAGGCTTTGCCTTTCTTGACGGCTGCACCCGAGCCGAGATCCGCTCCTGTCATCGGGTCGACGGAGACATCGGACTGGGTCCGCACCGCCATTTGTTGCACCACCTTCTGCTGAGCCTTGCTCAGATCGACCGAAGACTTGCCATCCCCACCGTCCACGGCCGGTTCCGGGCTCTCGACGAAATCCCATTCAGGCCCCTGATTCCAGGGCCCGCGCAGATCGCCTTCGCCTTGCGACAGGTTGTAGTAGACGTTGGCAAATTGCGGCTCGCCCGGCAGCTTGCCCTGAGGGAAGTTGGGTTGAATGGCGTGTAGCGCCTTCTCGAACGACTTTTGGTGAGCGATTTCGCGGGTCATGAGGAATTTCAACGCATCCTTGATCCCCGGGTCATCGGTCACGTTGATCAAGCGCTCGTAGACGATCTTGGCCCTGGCCTCAGCGGCGATGTTGGAACGCAGGTCCGCCGTCGGTTCGCCGATGGTGTCGATATAGGCCGCTGTCCAGGGGATCCCGCCGGAGTTGGTCAGAGCCGGCCCGCCGCCGTACAGCAACGAGGTGATGTGCGAATCATTGCCGCCGCCCGTCAGCGAGCGATACAGATCCGCCTCCTTCTCGACGCCCTCCGCCAGGTCGCCTTTGGCGCCCTTGTTGAGCATGCCGACAATGGAGCCAATCACCTCGAGGTGACTGAGCTCTTCGGTCGCGATGTCCATGAGCATGTCCTTGCGGCCTGGATCATCCTCGGACACGCCCTGAGTGAAATAGCGCATGGCGGCAGCAAGCTCGCCTTGCGGACCGCCGAACTGCTCAAGCATCAAGTTAGCCAGCCCCGGATTAGGGCCTGCTACTCGCACGGTGTATTGAAGCCTTTTGTTGTGGACGAACATAGTTCACCTCTCAATTTTGGACTTCCTTGGGGACTGCTTCCTTCGAATCGTTAAATAAGGGGTCGCGGCGATTCAGCACATTCGCAAGAGACCCTATGGATGGAGTACAGGCCATGGCAGCCGTCCGATTGTTTTTTTCAATGAAGTCCATGAGCGAAGTCAATGGACTGACCATTCGCCCAAGCTGTCTGCGCGCACCGGTGCGCATTGCCTGTTTTGCTGAACGTATCGAGGGCCGGCGACTCTATCGTTGCCGTGGTCCACTGATCGAGGTGACAGATGCTCCGTTCGAAAAGCCCTAGGCACGCCAAAGCACTCGGTATGGCGGGGTTAACGCTACTCGCCTGCGTCACGCCTGCGCTGGCCGATTCGCCCCAGGTGCTCGGCTGGGTCGAAAAGGGCCTGATTTTTCCAGAGAAAGTTGCCGTGAAATTCAAACTTGATACCGGCGCGCTGACCTCCTCGATGCACGCCGAGGACATCGATCGATTCGAAAAGGATGGCAATGACTGGGTGCGTTTCACCCTTGAGCTTGAAGACATCGATTCCGACAAGAAAACCGAGAAACGCATGGAGCGGGAAGTAGTACGGGACATCAAGGTGCGCGGGGCCGGTGGAGCGGAGAAACGGCCCGTGGTGCTGATGAAAGTGTGCCTTGGCAACCGGATTTACGAAGAGCAGTTCTCGCTGAACGATCGCGACAAGATGAACTATCCGGTGCTCATCG from the Stutzerimonas stutzeri genome contains:
- a CDS encoding manganese catalase family protein encodes the protein MFVHNKRLQYTVRVAGPNPGLANLMLEQFGGPQGELAAAMRYFTQGVSEDDPGRKDMLMDIATEELSHLEVIGSIVGMLNKGAKGDLAEGVEKEADLYRSLTGGGNDSHITSLLYGGGPALTNSGGIPWTAAYIDTIGEPTADLRSNIAAEARAKIVYERLINVTDDPGIKDALKFLMTREIAHQKSFEKALHAIQPNFPQGKLPGEPQFANVYYNLSQGEGDLRGPWNQGPEWDFVESPEPAVDGGDGKSSVDLSKAQQKVVQQMAVRTQSDVSVDPMTGADLGSGAAVKKGKA
- a CDS encoding MHYT domain-containing protein, coding for MPTTYNIALVTLSILIAIAGSFTALDLASRARASTGWIHHAWLCSAAVSMGGSIWSMHFVGMLAFGMPGMEIRYDLALTLWSLVVPIAVTAISFFAVSSQGLSRRTLGVGGLFMGLGIGSMHYMGMAAMTMHAELSYDRLWVAISFLIAIGSATVALWLSVRSRRLMLQAVSAVAMGFAVAGMHYSAMVAAHFTPLHDAMPAPSGNGLDLLTLALAVAGSTFIVLFIGLAASMHDRRMAVISEREAAALRQSEERFRELYSKTPLPLHSLDQEGCLQSVSDAWLSLVGYRREDVIGRPLINFMTERSARQMLSQDWPLLLKTGECLDAEYRLVARAGAFIDVLASSRLEQTTRGTLIIGGLVNITERRHAEAALRQAQKLEAVGKLTGGIAHDFNNLLAVIGGNLELLRKRLPSDTPRVGSLVENALLATQRGTSLVQRMLAFARKQELNPSSVVLHDVVLNMRELLQRSVTANISIETRFPLSLPPAYVDGNQLEMVLINLVVNARDAMPGGGTICIEGQLREAEQQYVALIVRDTGTGMSPETLTRATEPFFTTKGPGKGTGLGLSMAHGLAEQSGGRLEIESAPDRGTTIELWLPLGVASQATVSTSSELNEATAASVSVLSMLVVDDDPLVLANTAALLEDLGHRVTAVDSGEAALDILRQSVAFDILITDQMMPGMTGTQLAKIVQDERPNLPILLVSGFAELSEEGRRLHTLAKPFTQQTLTTAIGETLGRPNTGVVVPLHHRR
- a CDS encoding ATP-dependent zinc protease, with protein sequence MAGLTLLACVTPALADSPQVLGWVEKGLIFPEKVAVKFKLDTGALTSSMHAEDIDRFEKDGNDWVRFTLELEDIDSDKKTEKRMEREVVRDIKVRGAGGAEKRPVVLMKVCLGNRIYEEQFSLNDRDKMNYPVLIGRRALEDIGLVDSSKTFTVEPDCSA